The Arachis hypogaea cultivar Tifrunner chromosome 14, arahy.Tifrunner.gnm2.J5K5, whole genome shotgun sequence genome has a segment encoding these proteins:
- the LOC112740860 gene encoding protein BREAST CANCER SUSCEPTIBILITY 2 homolog B isoform X1 codes for MSTPQRFSDARNDSSNASPSIPDFPLQGCSNRSEEAAMFRTAMGKPVRVGQSSIAKALSLLGNDADANGVVPQGEENETDDSCSFSNSLFTTGSGKGVNISSSGMDRAKSLLGLEQHTVGGNFQSPDYTRKSDVIDEAREMQHSSHLQKHEVVNSSKTMDRALSQSPSVDSSHASKNDFKLKVVQPDCYTPLVKEAPIKFHTAGGRSVSVSSGALQRARSLLGNPDLGDFISGGDAGDLILSFPNEAQGNTPSSCLTSDCNTPSVHRITSQGNYTAQSFAHPSCSSVKKEYSTKFLREGTGNNLIMKFDAVVKESEYSTKISNCGQEPTNSHSLPNGLSSKVNPLGMSSRKPLAAISCNNNILNTSRQPAASDKRRLGSRVAVSPFKRPRISKISVPYDQDVGVFSNGLSELSSEVSGCNRRVSTRYPFRHQRMQVKEFFGEPTFRQKVRQVISFNAEKYMFHDGSTQNSMGAEDFVHLLAQHGASTHFASNDWVKNHYKWIVWKLACYERCCTARPVKFLTVSNVLEELKYRYEREVNHAHRSTIKRILEGDAPPSSMMILCISSIHSDHFTESGKFVEKQTMDQSSEVVKVELTDGWYSVNAVLDVPLSRQLAARRLFVGQKLRIWGARLCGWDGPTSPLEVSSSAVSLLLNINGTCRVHWAERLGFCKAAGPPLAFRCIKSNGGLIPQTLAGITRIYPIVYKERLSNGQSVVRSERMENKAMEVYNQRRSAVVESIISEYQKERSGLHTYDDCDSEGARIHNMLETAEEPEFLMADMSPEQLKCFSAYKAKLNAITQSEQEKSTDKALKDAGLSHRDVTPLMRIRVVGLTYKGRQDKRIEGIVTIWNPTEKQCQELVEGESYAISGLTPISGSDLDILRLQTRGSSTKWLPLSSNTKQQFKPFFISRISASLLSFSCISLSSEFDIAAYVVHVGNTYVSNHQKKQWVFVTDASAGNGFRADNYSNSLLAICFCSPSTDFDSYPPINYNLAGSTVGFCNLIKKERDDRNHILVAEATENSTYYLSFDSPQCSHLRNSASEIKRWANNSSLTIEKLKQKVLLIVGDSRS; via the exons ATGTCGACACCGCAGCGATTCTCCGATGCCAGAAATGATTCTTCCAATGCTTCACCTTCAATCCCCGATTTTCCTCTCCAAG GCTGCTCAAATCGCAGTGAAGAGGCTGCGATGTTTCGCACTGCTATGGGAAAGCCCGTTCGAGTAGGTCAATCTTCCATCGCAAAAGCTTTATCTCTCCTCGGCAACGATGCTGATGCTAACGGCGTCGTTCCACAAG GGGAGGAGAATGAAACAGATGATAGTTGCAGCTTCTCAAATTCTCTGTTCACAACAGGTTCCGGAAAAGGAGTTAATATATCTTCTAGTGGTATGGATAGAGCAAAGTCATTACTGGGATTGGAACAACACACTGTTGGTGGTAACTTCCAAAGCCCCGACTATACTAGAAAATCAGATGTCATTGATGAAGCACGTGAGATGCAACACTCATCTCATTTACAGAAACATGAAGTTGTTAACAGTTCTAAGACAATGGATCGTGCATTGTCTCAAAGCCCTTCAGTTGATAGTAGTCATGCAtcgaagaatgattttaaattaaaagtagtTCAACCAGATTGCTATACTCCTCTGGTTAAAGAAGCTCCAATCAAATTCCACACTGCAGGGGGAAGATCTGTATCTGTATCTTCTGGTGCGCTACAACGTGCAAGGAGCCTTCTTGGTAATCCAGACCTGGGAGATTTCATTAGTGGAGGAGATGCTGGTGACTTAATTTTATCATTTCCAAATGAGGCACAAGGTAACACGCCTTCATCTTGTCTTACAAGTGATTGCAATACTCCATCAGTCCATCGAATAACATCACAGGGAAATTATACGGCACAAAGTTTTGCGCATCCCTCGTGTTCTTCTGTGAAAAAAGAATATTCCACCAAGTTTCTTCGTGAAGGTACTGGAAATAACTTAATCATGAAATTTGATGCTGTTGTGAAGGAAAGTGAATATAGCACAAAAATTAGCAACTGTGGGCAAGAACCAACTAACAGTCATTCTTTGCCAAATGGCTTATCTTCAAAAGTAAATCCACTTGGAATGTCATCAAGAAAGCCACTAGCTGCTATTTCCTGTAACAATAACATACTGAATACAAGCAGACAGCCTGCTGCTAGTGATAAAAGGAGACTAGGATCACGAGTAGCTGTTTCTCCCTTCAAACGGCCTCGTATTTCCAAAATTTCTGTTCCTTATGACCAGGATGTTGGAGTTTTCTCTAATG GTTTGTCTGAGTTATCTTCTGAAGTTTCTGGATGTAACAGAAGGGTTTCTACCCGATACCCATTTCGGCATCAAAGGATGCAGGTCAAGGAATTCTTTGGAGAGCCTACATTCAGGCAGAAG GTTAGGCAGGTGATATCATTCAATGCCGAAAAGTACATGTTCCATGATGGATCTACTCAAAATAGTATGGGAGCAGAGGATTTTGTCCATCTATTGGCTCAGCATGGGGCTTCCACGCATTTTGCTTCTAATGA TTGGGTGAAGAATCATTACAAGTGGATTGTATGGAAACTTGCATGCTACGAGAGATGCTGTACTGCAAGACCTGTAAAATTTTTGACAGTATCAAATGTGCTTGAGGAACTGAAGTACAG ATATGAAAGAGAAGTCAACCATGCACACCGATCTACAATCAAGAGAATCCTTGAAGGGGATGCACCGCCATCTTCAATGATGATTTTGTGCATTTCTAGCATTCACTCTGATCACTTTACAGAAAGTGGGAAGTTTGTTGAGAAACAAACTATGGACCAGAGCAGTGAAGTAGTAAAAGTTGAACTGACTGATGGATG GTATTCTGTGAATGCCGTTTTAGATGTTCCATTGTCAAGGCAACTTGCTGCTAGGAGATTGTTTGTGGGACAGAAACTTCGG ATCTGGGGAGCAAGATTATGTGGCTGGGATGGGCCAACTTCGCCGCTTGAG GTTTCATCATCAGCAGTTAGTTTATTGTTGAACATTAATGGAACATGTAGAGTTCATTGGGCTGAACGATTAGGATTTT GTAAGGCGGCTGGTCCACCTTTGGCTTTCAGATGTATAAAAAGCAATGGAGGTTTAATCCCTCAAACTTTGGCAGGAATCACCCGCATATATCCTATTGTTTACAAGGAAAG GTTGAGCAATGGGCAGTCTGTTGTTAGGTCAGAGAGGATGGAGAATAAAGCGATGGAGGTGTACAACCAGAG ACGTTCTGCTGTTGTGGAAAGCATCATCTCAGAGTATCAAAAGGAAAGAAGCGGTCTGCATACTTATGATGACTGTGATTCAGAAGGGGCCAGGATTCATAACATGCTGGAGACTGCTGAAGAACCTGAATTCCTAATGGCAGATATGAGTCCAGAGCAGCTTAAATGTTTCTCTGCTTATAAGGCCAAATTAAAT GCAATCACACAGTCGGAGCAGGAAAAATCAACTGATAAAGCTCTGAAAGATGCTGGCCTGAGTCACAGAGATGTCACACCATTGATGCGCATACGGGTGGTTGGATTAACTTATAAAGGTCGCCAAGACAAGCGTATAGAAGGCATAGTAACAATCTGGAATCCTACAGAGAAGCAG TGTCAGGAACTGGTTGAGGGAGAATCATATGCAATTTCAGGACTTACACCAATTTCAGGATCTGATTTAGATATCCTTCGCTTGCAGACTAGAGGATCTTCCACCAAGTGGTTGCCTCTATCTTCTAACACAAAGCAACAGTTTAA GCCATTTTTCATTTCTCGAATATCAGCCTCATTGTTAAGTTTTAGTTGCATCTCACTTTCGAG TGAGTTCGATATCGCTGCATATGTTGTGCATGTGGGAAACACGTATGTGTCAAATCATCAGAAAAAACAATGGGTTTTTGTGACTGATGCATCCGCCGGGAATGGTTTTCGAGCAGACAACTACTCCAACTCTTTACTTGCCATTTGCTTTTGCTCTCCCTCAACTGATTTTGATTCATATCCACCTATCAATTATAACCTTGCTGGATCCACG GTTGGTTTCTGTAATCttattaaaaaagaaagggaTGACAGAAATCATATCTTGGTTGCTGAAGCTACTGAAAATTCAACCTATTATCTGAGTTTTGATTCTCCACAATGTTCCCACCTCAGAAATTCTGCCAGTGAAATCAAAAGATGGGCAAACAACTCTAGCTTG ACAATAGAGAAGCTTAAGCAAAAGGTGCTACTTATTGTTGGTGATTCTAGAAGCTAG
- the LOC112740860 gene encoding protein BREAST CANCER SUSCEPTIBILITY 2 homolog B isoform X2, with product MSTPQRFSDARNDSSNASPSIPDFPLQGCSNRSEEAAMFRTAMGKPVRVGQSSIAKALSLLGNDADANGVVPQGEENETDDSCSFSNSLFTTGSGKGVNISSSGMDRAKSLLGLEQHTVGGNFQSPDYTRKSDVIDEAREMQHSSHLQKHEVVNSSKTMDRALSQSPSVDSSHASKNDFKLKVVQPDCYTPLVKEAPIKFHTAGGRSVSVSSGALQRARSLLGNPDLGDFISGGDAGDLILSFPNEAQGNTPSSCLTSDCNTPSVHRITSQGNYTAQSFAHPSCSSVKKEYSTKFLREGTGNNLIMKFDAVVKESEYSTKISNCGQEPTNSHSLPNGLSSKVNPLGMSSRKPLAAISCNNNILNTSRQPAASDKRRLGSRVAVSPFKRPRISKISVPYDQDVGVFSNGLSELSSEVSGCNRRVSTRYPFRHQRMQVKEFFGEPTFRQKVRQVISFNAEKYMFHDGSTQNSMGAEDFVHLLAQHGASTHFASNDWVKNHYKWIVWKLACYERCCTARPVKFLTVSNVLEELKYRYEREVNHAHRSTIKRILEGDAPPSSMMILCISSIHSDHFTESGKFVEKQTMDQSSEVVKVELTDGWYSVNAVLDVPLSRQLAARRLFVGQKLRIWGARLCGWDGPTSPLEVSSSAVSLLLNINGTCRVHWAERLGFCKAAGPPLAFRCIKSNGGLIPQTLAGITRIYPIVYKERLSNGQSVVRSERMENKAMEVYNQRRSAVVESIISEYQKERSGLHTYDDCDSEGARIHNMLETAEEPEFLMADMSPEQLKCFSAYKAKLNAITQSEQEKSTDKALKDAGLSHRDVTPLMRIRVVGLTYKGRQDKRIEGIVTIWNPTEKQTRGSSTKWLPLSSNTKQQFKPFFISRISASLLSFSCISLSSEFDIAAYVVHVGNTYVSNHQKKQWVFVTDASAGNGFRADNYSNSLLAICFCSPSTDFDSYPPINYNLAGSTVGFCNLIKKERDDRNHILVAEATENSTYYLSFDSPQCSHLRNSASEIKRWANNSSLTIEKLKQKVLLIVGDSRS from the exons ATGTCGACACCGCAGCGATTCTCCGATGCCAGAAATGATTCTTCCAATGCTTCACCTTCAATCCCCGATTTTCCTCTCCAAG GCTGCTCAAATCGCAGTGAAGAGGCTGCGATGTTTCGCACTGCTATGGGAAAGCCCGTTCGAGTAGGTCAATCTTCCATCGCAAAAGCTTTATCTCTCCTCGGCAACGATGCTGATGCTAACGGCGTCGTTCCACAAG GGGAGGAGAATGAAACAGATGATAGTTGCAGCTTCTCAAATTCTCTGTTCACAACAGGTTCCGGAAAAGGAGTTAATATATCTTCTAGTGGTATGGATAGAGCAAAGTCATTACTGGGATTGGAACAACACACTGTTGGTGGTAACTTCCAAAGCCCCGACTATACTAGAAAATCAGATGTCATTGATGAAGCACGTGAGATGCAACACTCATCTCATTTACAGAAACATGAAGTTGTTAACAGTTCTAAGACAATGGATCGTGCATTGTCTCAAAGCCCTTCAGTTGATAGTAGTCATGCAtcgaagaatgattttaaattaaaagtagtTCAACCAGATTGCTATACTCCTCTGGTTAAAGAAGCTCCAATCAAATTCCACACTGCAGGGGGAAGATCTGTATCTGTATCTTCTGGTGCGCTACAACGTGCAAGGAGCCTTCTTGGTAATCCAGACCTGGGAGATTTCATTAGTGGAGGAGATGCTGGTGACTTAATTTTATCATTTCCAAATGAGGCACAAGGTAACACGCCTTCATCTTGTCTTACAAGTGATTGCAATACTCCATCAGTCCATCGAATAACATCACAGGGAAATTATACGGCACAAAGTTTTGCGCATCCCTCGTGTTCTTCTGTGAAAAAAGAATATTCCACCAAGTTTCTTCGTGAAGGTACTGGAAATAACTTAATCATGAAATTTGATGCTGTTGTGAAGGAAAGTGAATATAGCACAAAAATTAGCAACTGTGGGCAAGAACCAACTAACAGTCATTCTTTGCCAAATGGCTTATCTTCAAAAGTAAATCCACTTGGAATGTCATCAAGAAAGCCACTAGCTGCTATTTCCTGTAACAATAACATACTGAATACAAGCAGACAGCCTGCTGCTAGTGATAAAAGGAGACTAGGATCACGAGTAGCTGTTTCTCCCTTCAAACGGCCTCGTATTTCCAAAATTTCTGTTCCTTATGACCAGGATGTTGGAGTTTTCTCTAATG GTTTGTCTGAGTTATCTTCTGAAGTTTCTGGATGTAACAGAAGGGTTTCTACCCGATACCCATTTCGGCATCAAAGGATGCAGGTCAAGGAATTCTTTGGAGAGCCTACATTCAGGCAGAAG GTTAGGCAGGTGATATCATTCAATGCCGAAAAGTACATGTTCCATGATGGATCTACTCAAAATAGTATGGGAGCAGAGGATTTTGTCCATCTATTGGCTCAGCATGGGGCTTCCACGCATTTTGCTTCTAATGA TTGGGTGAAGAATCATTACAAGTGGATTGTATGGAAACTTGCATGCTACGAGAGATGCTGTACTGCAAGACCTGTAAAATTTTTGACAGTATCAAATGTGCTTGAGGAACTGAAGTACAG ATATGAAAGAGAAGTCAACCATGCACACCGATCTACAATCAAGAGAATCCTTGAAGGGGATGCACCGCCATCTTCAATGATGATTTTGTGCATTTCTAGCATTCACTCTGATCACTTTACAGAAAGTGGGAAGTTTGTTGAGAAACAAACTATGGACCAGAGCAGTGAAGTAGTAAAAGTTGAACTGACTGATGGATG GTATTCTGTGAATGCCGTTTTAGATGTTCCATTGTCAAGGCAACTTGCTGCTAGGAGATTGTTTGTGGGACAGAAACTTCGG ATCTGGGGAGCAAGATTATGTGGCTGGGATGGGCCAACTTCGCCGCTTGAG GTTTCATCATCAGCAGTTAGTTTATTGTTGAACATTAATGGAACATGTAGAGTTCATTGGGCTGAACGATTAGGATTTT GTAAGGCGGCTGGTCCACCTTTGGCTTTCAGATGTATAAAAAGCAATGGAGGTTTAATCCCTCAAACTTTGGCAGGAATCACCCGCATATATCCTATTGTTTACAAGGAAAG GTTGAGCAATGGGCAGTCTGTTGTTAGGTCAGAGAGGATGGAGAATAAAGCGATGGAGGTGTACAACCAGAG ACGTTCTGCTGTTGTGGAAAGCATCATCTCAGAGTATCAAAAGGAAAGAAGCGGTCTGCATACTTATGATGACTGTGATTCAGAAGGGGCCAGGATTCATAACATGCTGGAGACTGCTGAAGAACCTGAATTCCTAATGGCAGATATGAGTCCAGAGCAGCTTAAATGTTTCTCTGCTTATAAGGCCAAATTAAAT GCAATCACACAGTCGGAGCAGGAAAAATCAACTGATAAAGCTCTGAAAGATGCTGGCCTGAGTCACAGAGATGTCACACCATTGATGCGCATACGGGTGGTTGGATTAACTTATAAAGGTCGCCAAGACAAGCGTATAGAAGGCATAGTAACAATCTGGAATCCTACAGAGAAGCAG ACTAGAGGATCTTCCACCAAGTGGTTGCCTCTATCTTCTAACACAAAGCAACAGTTTAA GCCATTTTTCATTTCTCGAATATCAGCCTCATTGTTAAGTTTTAGTTGCATCTCACTTTCGAG TGAGTTCGATATCGCTGCATATGTTGTGCATGTGGGAAACACGTATGTGTCAAATCATCAGAAAAAACAATGGGTTTTTGTGACTGATGCATCCGCCGGGAATGGTTTTCGAGCAGACAACTACTCCAACTCTTTACTTGCCATTTGCTTTTGCTCTCCCTCAACTGATTTTGATTCATATCCACCTATCAATTATAACCTTGCTGGATCCACG GTTGGTTTCTGTAATCttattaaaaaagaaagggaTGACAGAAATCATATCTTGGTTGCTGAAGCTACTGAAAATTCAACCTATTATCTGAGTTTTGATTCTCCACAATGTTCCCACCTCAGAAATTCTGCCAGTGAAATCAAAAGATGGGCAAACAACTCTAGCTTG ACAATAGAGAAGCTTAAGCAAAAGGTGCTACTTATTGTTGGTGATTCTAGAAGCTAG
- the LOC112740861 gene encoding U11/U12 small nuclear ribonucleoprotein 48 kDa protein has translation MTSFSTTMSHCPQPPPTPSSASNHLPATFTSLNSLLSLSNTALQVTPPPPNLTTNLIPCPFNPNHLLPPDSLFHHHLRCPSSPCPIPLPFQSLAYPNTLHSPPNRTLSLQPFLHFTSNFFYRHCPGVVSFSNANSLTTETLTLPSPLSLDCTDSINNSFDYRSLRFRLLPSEYCAIMRELESWNDFPPKHSDSILRAILGLGFAKERDLAPWIIANSPRYGVVIDSPMQKHIFLLCCLCLKAILREALASYMEKRNSECSILNEALTWLQSQVSILYGAINGKYFILNFLKHCVLVGASVHLLFPLGEVVSAEASDLGKESKDLGADNCGIDDSKSDNRNEEEINCVVKTKIFESQVSAAVAALHERSLLEGEIRRIWFSHQPSKQQLFAEHCYLSERASEERGKRVDYRPVIDHDVLHRQKLAKQDSSRQKTREELLAEERDYKRRRMSYRGKKIQSSAIQVARDLIEEYMEEIKQVGGVENPVKVSEENGMFQSKPPSGDVIPVEVNNSRKTAYDSHAVIITNSSYIEQRSYTKCSEKTKPEEDMPSRHNEQHRRQHYMSHDYVGEKQNAGKVKYDKDNDSAKPDRHRSHSQSYEHSHHHQKQDYSKRKKYDYSSRARDRWQKDSDRNNVSDSSMKDAFSDRYMPSESLDICEDDISSVAKYTKPERLS, from the exons ATGACATCGTTCAGCACTACCATGAGTCACTGTCCTCAGCCACCTCCAACTCCTTCCTCAGCCTCTAACCATCTCCCCGCCACCTTCACATCCCTCAACAGCCTCCTCTCCCTCTCCAACACTGCTCTCCAAGTTACTCCTCCCCCTCCCAACCTAACAACCAACCTCATCCCATGCCCCTTTAACCCCAACCACCTCCTGCCCCCTGACtccctcttccaccaccacctacGCTGCCCCTCCTCTCCTTGCCCCATCCCCCTCCCTTTCCAGTCCCTTGCTTACCCTAACACACTCCACTCCCCTCCCAACCGCACCCTCTCACTCCAACCGTTCTTACACTTCACCTCCAACTTCTTTTACCGCCATTGCCCCGGTGTTGTTTCCTTCTCCAACGCCAATTCCCTCACCACAGAAACCCTCACCCTTCCATCCCCTCTATCTCTCGATTGCACCGATTCGATAAACAACAGTTTCGATTACCGGAGTTTGCGTTTTCGCCTCCTTCCTTCTGAATACTGCGCAATTATGCGCGAACTAGAATCGTGGAACGATTTTCCCCCTAAGCACTCAGACTCTATTCTTCGCGCcattttaggtttagggtttgcgAAGGAGCGTGACCTGGCGCCGTGGATAATAGCGAACTCACCTCGATACGGCGTCGTAATAGACTCGCCTATGCAGAAACACATATTCTTGCTGTGTTGTCTGTGCCTCAAAGCGATTCTGAGAGAAGCTCTTGCTTCTTACATGGAGAAGCGAAACTCTGAGTGCTCCATTTTAAACGAGGCACTGACGTGGCTGCAATCTCAAGTTTCGATCTTGTACGGTGCGATTAATGGAAAGTACTTCATTCTTAATTTCCTGAAGCATTGTGTTTTAGTTGGCGCTTCCGTGCATTTGCTGTTTCCTTTAGGGGAAGTGGTTTCCGCGGAAGCTTCTGATTTAGGGAAAGAATCCAAGGATTTAGGTGCTGACAATTGTGGCATCGATGATTCGAAATCTGATAATAGAAACGAGGAAGAGATCAATTGTGTAGTCAAAACAAAGATTTTCGAGTCTCAGGTTTCGGCAGCTGTTGCAGCATTGCATGAGCGGTCTTTGCTTGAAGGCGAAATTAGGAGAATATGGTTCTCTCATCAGCCAAGTAAACAGCAGCT GTTTGCTGAGCACTGTTATCTGTCTGAGAGAGCAAGTGAGGAGCGGGGAAAGCGTGTTGATTATAGGCCTGTAATTGATCATGATGTTCTTCATCGGCAGAAGTTGGCAAAACAG GATTCATCTAGACAAAAGACAAGAGAGGAATTGCTAGCTGAAGAAAGGGATTACAAACGTCGGAGAATGTCTTACCGTGGGAAGAAGATACAGTCATCAGCTATACAG GTGGCAAGGGACTTGATAGAGGAATACATGGAGGAAATCAAGCAGGTTGGAGGGGTTGAGAATCCTGTGAAAGTTTCTGAAGAAAATGGGATGTTTCAATCTAAACCTCCCTCTGGTGATGTCATTCCTGTGGAAGTTAATAATTCCCGGAAAACTGCTTATGACTCACATGCAGTGATAATCACTAACTCAAGTTACATTGAGCAAAGATCATACACTAAGTGCTCTGAAAAAACAAAACCTGAGGAGGATATGCCTTCTAGACATAATGAGCAACATAGAAGACAACATTACATGAGCCATGATTATGTAGGAGAGAAACAGAATGCTGGTAAAGTGAAATATGATAAAGATAATGATTCTGCAAAACCTGATAGACACAGAAGTCATAGCCAATCATATGAGCATAGCCATCATCATCAGAAGCAAGAttactcaaaaagaaagaagtaTGATTACTCATCAAGAGCTAGGGATAGGTGGCAAAAGGACTCAGACAGGAATAACGTTTCAGACTCTTCCATGAAGGATGCATTTTCAGATCGATACATGCCTTCAGAATCTCTTGATATTTGTGAGGATGACATCTCCTCTGTTGCCAAATATACCAAGCCTGAAAGATTGTCATAA
- the LOC112740859 gene encoding uncharacterized protein, producing MQALTLSKRLSASKPLFRISPNLITQSSTTSSSSTTSPPPSSPISTTDGGSSCHPLALLSLLRASRSATQSLRTGVSRSDVRDVNLAGGQVRAYEVLKLYRPSYGTGIATFKVQPHGAAGYATATTTGDSIQRKERDSGLRNVGPKTKREQLLKATALVPLLLIFPNAYSMLAANLFVFWHISAGIEEILADYVHHEMTRNYVVIAFKLFLIIAMKDVFLKFVFV from the exons atgcaGGCTCTGACCCTGAGCAAGAGGCTCTCTGCATCCAAGCCTCTCTTCAGAATCTCTCCTAACCTCATCACTCAATCATCAACCACCTCCTCCTCTTCCACCACCTCTCCGCCACCTTCGTCACCGATCTCTACCACAGATGGCGGCTCCTCCTGCCATCCCTTGGCTCTCCTCAGCTTACTCCGCGCTTCCAGGTCCGCTACCCAAAGCCTCCGAACTGGTGTCTCCAGATCTGAC GTTAGAGATGTGAATCTTGCTGGAGGCCAAG TGCGCGCTTATGAG GTTCTGAAACTTTATCGCCCCAGTTACGGAACCGGAATAGCAACTTTCAAG GTTCAGCCTCACGGTGCAGCTGGTTATGCCACTGCTACTACTACTGGCGATAGCATCCAGAG GAAGGAGCGAGACAGTGGATTGAGGAATGTAGGTCCGAAGACAAAGAGAGAACAGCTGCTAAAAGCCACTGCACTTGTCCCACTTCTTTTGATATTCCCAAACGCCTATTCCATGCTCGCAGCGAATCTCTTTGTATTCTGGCACATAAGTGCTGGTATTGAAGAGATTTTGGCTGATTATGTCCACCATGAGATGACCCGAAATTACGTCGTGATTGCTTTCAAATTGTTCCTGATAATTGCAATGAAGGATGTGTTCCTGAAATTTGTATTTGTGTAA